In Candidatus Melainabacteria bacterium, a single window of DNA contains:
- a CDS encoding tetratricopeptide repeat protein, whose product MNRTNLKRINGLILAITIGISTALSSSALPSESGDVPANSDMWSSPVQRIPAAESNQLYKQPQKKELSKTETLDETYRKSGDMKLSDGDFTGALDEYDKALQVNSKNAMAYYGRGRVRLATSDYSEARIDLNKALTIDSNLTSARLALIGILMYTRDFASGISEATKVIESDPRNALAYYERGICNGEVGRRADAINDLSEAKSLLLADGDQVGCDFVNFSLGKQYQENGRYAAYQKDFETALKDFDAALSINSASAATLIAKASVEAEMGSKEAALADYNKAIEVAPLLADAYKQRGNYYMQTASYKLAQEDFTRALAIDPSDPELYNSRGRTYEALGNMDDANADYKQAQVVAKTQSKQETEQLTKTITDLVQKV is encoded by the coding sequence ATGAACAGAACTAATTTGAAACGCATCAACGGTTTGATTTTGGCGATAACGATTGGGATTTCTACCGCGTTATCATCGAGCGCACTCCCGTCGGAAAGCGGCGACGTACCTGCTAATAGCGATATGTGGAGCAGCCCCGTGCAGCGGATTCCTGCTGCTGAGTCGAATCAACTATATAAACAACCACAGAAGAAAGAATTATCCAAAACTGAAACGCTTGATGAAACATACAGAAAGAGCGGGGACATGAAACTAAGTGATGGCGACTTCACTGGTGCGCTCGACGAGTATGACAAAGCGCTCCAGGTGAATTCCAAAAATGCCATGGCTTATTACGGGCGTGGAAGAGTGCGTCTGGCAACATCAGATTATTCGGAAGCGCGTATTGACTTAAACAAGGCTCTCACTATCGATTCTAATCTTACATCTGCGCGTCTTGCACTGATTGGAATCCTTATGTATACGAGGGACTTCGCATCAGGCATTTCGGAAGCTACTAAAGTTATCGAGAGTGACCCTCGCAATGCGCTCGCGTATTATGAGCGCGGTATCTGCAACGGGGAAGTCGGACGACGTGCCGATGCAATAAATGATCTCAGTGAAGCGAAGTCCTTGCTTCTCGCCGACGGCGATCAAGTTGGATGCGACTTTGTCAATTTTTCACTCGGAAAGCAGTATCAAGAGAATGGTCGCTATGCTGCTTATCAAAAGGACTTTGAGACCGCGCTCAAAGATTTCGATGCGGCACTGAGCATAAACAGTGCTAGCGCTGCCACGCTCATAGCAAAGGCATCTGTAGAAGCTGAGATGGGCTCCAAAGAAGCAGCGCTGGCAGATTACAACAAGGCGATTGAAGTGGCGCCATTACTTGCGGACGCTTATAAACAACGTGGCAATTATTACATGCAAACGGCTTCCTATAAGCTGGCGCAGGAAGATTTCACGCGAGCTCTGGCTATCGACCCGAGTGATCCTGAGTTATACAACTCACGAGGTCGAACTTATGAAGCACTCGGCAATATGGATGACGCCAATGCTGACTACAAGCAAGCTCAGGTCGTGGCAAAAACCCAGAGCAAGCAAGAAACTGAGCAGCTAACGAAGACGATTACTGATCTGGTGCAAAAGGTTTGA